The following proteins are co-located in the Prionailurus viverrinus isolate Anna chromosome A1, UM_Priviv_1.0, whole genome shotgun sequence genome:
- the PAIP1 gene encoding polyadenylate-binding protein-interacting protein 1 isoform X1: MSDGFDRAPGAGRGRSRGLGRGGGGPEGGGFPNGAGAAERPRHQPPPQPKAPGFLQPPPLRQPRTAPPPGAQCEVPAGPQRPPRPGALPEQTRPLRAPPSSQDNIPQQNLESAMAKPQVVVAPVLMSKLSVNAPEFYPSGYSSNYTESYEDGCEDYPTLSEYVQDFLNHLTEQPGSFETEIEQFAETLNGWVTTDDALQELVELIYQQATSIPNFSYMGARLCNYLSHHLTISPQSGNFRQLLLQRCRTEYEVKDQAAKGDEVTRKRFHAFVLFLGELYLNLEIKGTNGQVTRADILQVGLRELLNALFSNPMDDNLICAVKLLKLTGSVLEDAWKEKGKTDMEEIIQRIENVVLDANCSRDVKQMLLKLVELRSSNWGRVHATSTYREATPENDPNYFMNEPTFYTSDGVPFTAADPDYQEKYQELLEREDFFPDYEENGTDLSGAGDPYLDDIDDEMDPEIEEAYEKFCLESERKRKQ, from the exons ATGTCGGACGGTTTCGATCGGGCCCCAGGTGCTGGTCGGGGCCGGAGCCGGGGCCTGGGCCGCGGAGGGGGCGGGCCTGAGGGCGGCGGTTTCCCGAACGGAGCGGGGGCTGCTGAGCGGCCGCGGCACCAGCCGCCGCCGCAGCCCAAAGCCCCGGGCTTCCTGCAGCCGCCGCCGCTGCGCCAGCCCAGGACGGCCCCGCCGCCAGGGGCCCAGTGCGAGGTCCCCGCCGGCCCCCAGAGGCCTCCCCGGCCCGGGGCGCTCCCAG AGCAAACGAGGCCCCTGAGAGCTCCACCTAGTTCACAGGATAATATCCCACAGCAGAACTTGGAGTCAGCAATGGCTAAACCCCAGGTGGTTGTAGCTCCTGTATTAATGTCTAAGCTTTCTGTGAACGCTCCTGAATTTTATCCATCAGGTTATTCTTCTAATTATACA GAATCCTATGAAGATGGTTGTGAGGATTATCCCACTCTATCAGAATATGTTCAGGATTTTTTGAATCATCTCACAGAACAGCCTGGCAGTTTTGAAACTGAAATTGAGCAGTTTGCAGAGACCCTGAATGGCTGGGTTACAACAGATGATGCTTTGCAAGAACTTGTAGAACTCATCTATCAACAG gcCACATCTATCCCAAATTTCTCTTACATGGGAGCTCGCCTGTGTAATTACCTGTCCCATCATCTGACAATTAGCCCACAGAGTGGCAACTTTCGTCAGTTGCTGCTTCAAAG GTGTCGGACTGAATATGAAGTTAAAGATCAAGCTGCCAAGGGGGATGAAGTGACTCGAAAACGATTCCATGCATTTGTACTCTTCCTGGGAGAACTTTATCTTAACTTGGAG aTCAAGGGAACAAATGGACAGGTTACAAGAGCAGATATTCTTCAGGTTGGTCTGCGGGAGTTGCTGAATGCCCTCTTTTCCAATCCTATGGATGACAACTTAATTTGTGCAGTAAAGTTACTGAAG TTGACAGGGTCAGTTTTGGAAGATGcttggaaggaaaaaggaaagactgATATGGAGGAAATTATTCAGAGAATTGAAAATGTTGTCCTAGATGCAAATTGCAGCAG AGATGTGAAACAGATGCTCTTGAAGCTTGTAGAACTCCGGTCAAGTAACTGGGGTAGAGTCCATGCAACTTCAACATACAGAGAAGCAACACCTGAAAATGATCCTAATTATTTTATG AATGAACCAACATTTTATACCTCTGATGGTGTTCCTTTCACTGCAGCTGATCCAG ATTACCAAGAGAAATATCAAGAGTTACTTGAAAGAGaagatttttttccagattatGAAGAAAATGGGACAGATTTATCAGGGGCTGGTGATCC ATACTTGGATGATATTGATGATGAGATGGACCCAGAGATAGAAGAAGCTTATGAAAAGTTTTGTTTGGAATCAGAGCGTAAGCGAAAACAGTAA
- the PAIP1 gene encoding polyadenylate-binding protein-interacting protein 1 isoform X2: MSDGFDRAPEQTRPLRAPPSSQDNIPQQNLESAMAKPQVVVAPVLMSKLSVNAPEFYPSGYSSNYTESYEDGCEDYPTLSEYVQDFLNHLTEQPGSFETEIEQFAETLNGWVTTDDALQELVELIYQQATSIPNFSYMGARLCNYLSHHLTISPQSGNFRQLLLQRCRTEYEVKDQAAKGDEVTRKRFHAFVLFLGELYLNLEIKGTNGQVTRADILQVGLRELLNALFSNPMDDNLICAVKLLKLTGSVLEDAWKEKGKTDMEEIIQRIENVVLDANCSRDVKQMLLKLVELRSSNWGRVHATSTYREATPENDPNYFMNEPTFYTSDGVPFTAADPDYQEKYQELLEREDFFPDYEENGTDLSGAGDPYLDDIDDEMDPEIEEAYEKFCLESERKRKQ; the protein is encoded by the exons ATGTCGGACGGTTTCGATCGGGCCCCAG AGCAAACGAGGCCCCTGAGAGCTCCACCTAGTTCACAGGATAATATCCCACAGCAGAACTTGGAGTCAGCAATGGCTAAACCCCAGGTGGTTGTAGCTCCTGTATTAATGTCTAAGCTTTCTGTGAACGCTCCTGAATTTTATCCATCAGGTTATTCTTCTAATTATACA GAATCCTATGAAGATGGTTGTGAGGATTATCCCACTCTATCAGAATATGTTCAGGATTTTTTGAATCATCTCACAGAACAGCCTGGCAGTTTTGAAACTGAAATTGAGCAGTTTGCAGAGACCCTGAATGGCTGGGTTACAACAGATGATGCTTTGCAAGAACTTGTAGAACTCATCTATCAACAG gcCACATCTATCCCAAATTTCTCTTACATGGGAGCTCGCCTGTGTAATTACCTGTCCCATCATCTGACAATTAGCCCACAGAGTGGCAACTTTCGTCAGTTGCTGCTTCAAAG GTGTCGGACTGAATATGAAGTTAAAGATCAAGCTGCCAAGGGGGATGAAGTGACTCGAAAACGATTCCATGCATTTGTACTCTTCCTGGGAGAACTTTATCTTAACTTGGAG aTCAAGGGAACAAATGGACAGGTTACAAGAGCAGATATTCTTCAGGTTGGTCTGCGGGAGTTGCTGAATGCCCTCTTTTCCAATCCTATGGATGACAACTTAATTTGTGCAGTAAAGTTACTGAAG TTGACAGGGTCAGTTTTGGAAGATGcttggaaggaaaaaggaaagactgATATGGAGGAAATTATTCAGAGAATTGAAAATGTTGTCCTAGATGCAAATTGCAGCAG AGATGTGAAACAGATGCTCTTGAAGCTTGTAGAACTCCGGTCAAGTAACTGGGGTAGAGTCCATGCAACTTCAACATACAGAGAAGCAACACCTGAAAATGATCCTAATTATTTTATG AATGAACCAACATTTTATACCTCTGATGGTGTTCCTTTCACTGCAGCTGATCCAG ATTACCAAGAGAAATATCAAGAGTTACTTGAAAGAGaagatttttttccagattatGAAGAAAATGGGACAGATTTATCAGGGGCTGGTGATCC ATACTTGGATGATATTGATGATGAGATGGACCCAGAGATAGAAGAAGCTTATGAAAAGTTTTGTTTGGAATCAGAGCGTAAGCGAAAACAGTAA
- the PAIP1 gene encoding polyadenylate-binding protein-interacting protein 1 isoform X3 — protein sequence MAKPQVVVAPVLMSKLSVNAPEFYPSGYSSNYTESYEDGCEDYPTLSEYVQDFLNHLTEQPGSFETEIEQFAETLNGWVTTDDALQELVELIYQQATSIPNFSYMGARLCNYLSHHLTISPQSGNFRQLLLQRCRTEYEVKDQAAKGDEVTRKRFHAFVLFLGELYLNLEIKGTNGQVTRADILQVGLRELLNALFSNPMDDNLICAVKLLKLTGSVLEDAWKEKGKTDMEEIIQRIENVVLDANCSRDVKQMLLKLVELRSSNWGRVHATSTYREATPENDPNYFMNEPTFYTSDGVPFTAADPDYQEKYQELLEREDFFPDYEENGTDLSGAGDPYLDDIDDEMDPEIEEAYEKFCLESERKRKQ from the exons ATGGCTAAACCCCAGGTGGTTGTAGCTCCTGTATTAATGTCTAAGCTTTCTGTGAACGCTCCTGAATTTTATCCATCAGGTTATTCTTCTAATTATACA GAATCCTATGAAGATGGTTGTGAGGATTATCCCACTCTATCAGAATATGTTCAGGATTTTTTGAATCATCTCACAGAACAGCCTGGCAGTTTTGAAACTGAAATTGAGCAGTTTGCAGAGACCCTGAATGGCTGGGTTACAACAGATGATGCTTTGCAAGAACTTGTAGAACTCATCTATCAACAG gcCACATCTATCCCAAATTTCTCTTACATGGGAGCTCGCCTGTGTAATTACCTGTCCCATCATCTGACAATTAGCCCACAGAGTGGCAACTTTCGTCAGTTGCTGCTTCAAAG GTGTCGGACTGAATATGAAGTTAAAGATCAAGCTGCCAAGGGGGATGAAGTGACTCGAAAACGATTCCATGCATTTGTACTCTTCCTGGGAGAACTTTATCTTAACTTGGAG aTCAAGGGAACAAATGGACAGGTTACAAGAGCAGATATTCTTCAGGTTGGTCTGCGGGAGTTGCTGAATGCCCTCTTTTCCAATCCTATGGATGACAACTTAATTTGTGCAGTAAAGTTACTGAAG TTGACAGGGTCAGTTTTGGAAGATGcttggaaggaaaaaggaaagactgATATGGAGGAAATTATTCAGAGAATTGAAAATGTTGTCCTAGATGCAAATTGCAGCAG AGATGTGAAACAGATGCTCTTGAAGCTTGTAGAACTCCGGTCAAGTAACTGGGGTAGAGTCCATGCAACTTCAACATACAGAGAAGCAACACCTGAAAATGATCCTAATTATTTTATG AATGAACCAACATTTTATACCTCTGATGGTGTTCCTTTCACTGCAGCTGATCCAG ATTACCAAGAGAAATATCAAGAGTTACTTGAAAGAGaagatttttttccagattatGAAGAAAATGGGACAGATTTATCAGGGGCTGGTGATCC ATACTTGGATGATATTGATGATGAGATGGACCCAGAGATAGAAGAAGCTTATGAAAAGTTTTGTTTGGAATCAGAGCGTAAGCGAAAACAGTAA